The following proteins are co-located in the Luteolibacter rhizosphaerae genome:
- a CDS encoding DUF6036 family nucleotidyltransferase, whose translation MRAPLDSAKIESFMRSLGKRTWGAGTIYLTGGATALLHGWRPSTIDIDLKADPEPSGWFEALAFLKDDLSVNVELASPDQFIPALPGWRERSPFIVRHGSLDFHHYDLYSQALAKLERGHTRDVVDVTAMRESGLINSDRLLDLFLRIEPDLIRYPSLDPRSFRASVTRFVEAS comes from the coding sequence ATGCGAGCTCCCCTCGATTCTGCTAAGATTGAATCCTTCATGCGTTCGCTCGGGAAGCGGACGTGGGGTGCTGGAACGATTTATCTGACAGGCGGTGCGACTGCCCTGCTGCACGGCTGGCGACCCTCCACGATCGATATCGACCTTAAAGCGGATCCCGAGCCTTCGGGATGGTTCGAGGCTTTGGCTTTCTTGAAAGACGACCTATCGGTGAATGTTGAATTGGCATCGCCGGATCAGTTCATTCCCGCGTTGCCGGGATGGCGCGAGCGATCTCCTTTTATCGTCAGGCACGGCAGTCTGGATTTTCATCATTACGATCTCTACAGTCAGGCCCTCGCAAAACTGGAGCGTGGGCACACCAGAGATGTTGTGGATGTGACGGCAATGCGTGAATCCGGCTTGATCAATTCCGACAGGTTGCTGGACCTTTTTCTTCGGATTGAGCCGGATTTGATACGCTATCCCTCACTGGACCCCCGGTCGTTCCGGGCCTCGGTAACCCGCTTTGTTGAAGCGTCATGA
- a CDS encoding WecB/TagA/CpsF family glycosyltransferase, giving the protein MRIQHVIGLPLACTDYAGAVAWVLEKAAAGEVVAVEAANTHVAALARSDAAFGESMRQFDLIVPDGMPLVWSLNAALPEGEKLKDRVYGPTLMLETLKATAGRSGFRHFLLGGKESTLEKLERNFAERFPGVAIAGTYSPPFGEWSAEEFDKICGLIRDSGANLVWVGLGCPKQEHWIARHKDRLPPGVYFGIGAAFAFHAGEVSQAPAILQSFGLEWAYRIAAEPRRLFRRYFAYNSLFIWYSLLDRMKDRS; this is encoded by the coding sequence TTGCGAATCCAACACGTTATCGGGCTCCCGCTCGCCTGCACGGATTACGCCGGAGCAGTGGCGTGGGTTTTGGAGAAAGCGGCGGCTGGGGAGGTCGTTGCGGTGGAAGCCGCGAATACCCACGTGGCCGCACTCGCCCGTTCGGATGCCGCCTTCGGTGAATCGATGCGTCAGTTCGACCTGATCGTGCCGGACGGCATGCCGCTGGTCTGGTCCCTCAATGCGGCTTTGCCAGAGGGGGAGAAGCTCAAGGACCGGGTCTACGGCCCGACCCTGATGCTGGAGACCCTGAAGGCCACAGCGGGTCGCTCCGGATTCCGCCACTTCCTCCTCGGTGGTAAGGAGTCCACGCTGGAGAAGCTGGAGCGGAACTTCGCCGAGCGCTTCCCTGGCGTTGCGATCGCGGGGACCTATTCGCCGCCCTTCGGCGAGTGGTCGGCGGAGGAGTTCGATAAGATCTGCGGCCTGATCCGGGATTCCGGGGCCAATCTGGTCTGGGTCGGCCTCGGCTGCCCCAAGCAGGAACATTGGATCGCCCGCCATAAGGACCGTCTCCCCCCCGGTGTCTACTTCGGCATCGGCGCGGCCTTCGCCTTCCACGCGGGAGAGGTGTCCCAAGCCCCGGCCATCCTGCAGAGCTTCGGTCTGGAATGGGCCTATCGCATCGCCGCGGAACCCCGCCGCCTCTTCCGTCGCTACTTTGCCTACAACTCGCTTTTCATCTGGTACAGCCTGCTTGACCGGATGAAGGACCGGTCTTGA
- the cysD gene encoding sulfate adenylyltransferase subunit CysD, with the protein MPNYQLSHLDQIEAEAIFILRETAAQFQNPGLLFSGGKDSIVMAWIARKAFHPARMPFPLLHIDTGHNFPETITYRDEFAEKLGARLIVGSVQKSIDEGRVVEEKGPNASRNRAQTTTLLDTIAEYQFDALLGGGRRDEEKARAKERFFSHRDDFGQWDPKNQRPELWNVFNGRKHSGEHFRVFPLSNFTEMDIWMYMQREGIVLPSLYYAHTRDVVVRNNTILAVSEFVQPREGEVVESKTIRFRTMGDATITGAVESTADTMDKIIEEVAAARQTERGNRADDKRSETAMEDRKKEGYF; encoded by the coding sequence GTGCCGAACTATCAGCTCTCTCATCTCGATCAGATCGAAGCCGAAGCGATCTTCATCCTCCGTGAAACGGCCGCCCAGTTCCAGAACCCGGGCCTCCTCTTCTCCGGCGGCAAGGACTCGATCGTGATGGCTTGGATCGCCCGCAAGGCCTTCCACCCGGCCCGCATGCCTTTCCCTCTCCTCCACATCGACACGGGGCACAATTTCCCGGAAACGATCACCTACCGCGACGAGTTCGCCGAGAAGTTGGGTGCCCGCCTGATCGTCGGTTCGGTGCAGAAGTCGATCGATGAAGGCCGCGTGGTCGAAGAAAAGGGCCCGAACGCCTCCCGCAACCGAGCGCAAACGACCACCCTGCTCGACACCATTGCCGAGTACCAGTTCGACGCCCTCCTCGGTGGCGGTCGTCGCGACGAGGAGAAGGCCCGCGCCAAGGAGCGCTTCTTCTCCCACCGCGATGACTTCGGCCAGTGGGACCCGAAGAATCAGCGCCCCGAGCTCTGGAACGTCTTCAACGGCCGCAAGCATTCCGGCGAACACTTCCGCGTCTTCCCGCTGTCGAACTTCACCGAGATGGACATCTGGATGTACATGCAGCGCGAGGGCATCGTCCTGCCGAGCCTCTATTACGCCCACACCCGCGACGTCGTGGTCCGCAACAACACGATCCTCGCCGTCTCCGAGTTCGTGCAACCCCGCGAGGGCGAGGTGGTGGAAAGCAAGACCATCCGCTTCCGCACGATGGGTGACGCCACGATTACCGGTGCCGTGGAATCCACTGCGGACACAATGGACAAGATCATCGAGGAAGTCGCCGCCGCCCGCCAGACCGAGCGTGGCAACCGCGCCGACGACAAGCGCTCCGAAACCGCCATGGAAGACCGCAAGAAGGAAGGATACTTCTAA
- the cysC gene encoding adenylyl-sulfate kinase: MTMSNIHPHATLPRHDKETLLGQQGVVLWFCGLSGSGKSTIAGAVERVLHQQGRLTIRLDGDNLRTGLNGNLGFSDDDRLENIRRTAEMAKILAQNGVIVLCSLITPRGMHRDLARGILGEDFVEIYVKASFAACEARDVKGLYAKAAKGEVAHFTGRDSSFEEPQNADLTLDTERLSVEDAVSEVTGFLAERTAVVV, translated from the coding sequence ATGACCATGTCCAACATTCACCCGCACGCCACGCTGCCTCGCCACGACAAGGAAACCCTGCTCGGTCAGCAGGGCGTGGTGCTTTGGTTCTGCGGGCTTTCCGGCTCGGGTAAATCGACCATCGCCGGTGCCGTGGAGCGTGTTCTGCACCAGCAAGGCCGCCTCACCATCCGCTTGGATGGGGACAACCTGCGCACCGGGCTGAATGGAAATCTGGGCTTTAGCGATGACGATCGCTTGGAGAACATCCGGCGCACCGCGGAGATGGCGAAGATTCTGGCTCAGAATGGCGTGATCGTCCTCTGCTCCCTGATCACGCCGCGCGGCATGCATCGTGATCTGGCCCGCGGCATTCTCGGCGAGGACTTCGTGGAGATTTACGTGAAGGCCAGCTTCGCCGCCTGCGAGGCCCGCGATGTGAAGGGGCTATACGCCAAGGCAGCGAAAGGGGAGGTGGCCCACTTCACGGGCCGAGACAGCAGCTTTGAAGAGCCGCAGAACGCGGATCTGACGCTCGATACCGAGCGCCTCAGCGTGGAAGACGCCGTTTCTGAAGTTACAGGATTTTTAGCCGAGCGGACTGCTGTGGTCGTCTGA